One part of the candidate division TA06 bacterium B3_TA06 genome encodes these proteins:
- a CDS encoding small multi-drug export → MAQKKDRLALIGVLILAVLALGGGFGERIGQTLTQQGLGEHLVVFLLSMTPISELRGAVPLGIHGFSLPWLQVSLIALVGNILPVIPILFLLDAVMRLLGRFKILRRFFDWLIAHAKRKGGLIERYEYLGLFLFVAIPLPITGAWTGTLIASVLRMPPWRSFLTICLGVLTADVIVTSFTLLGWWGLLAAVIVLPVLWLFSRWLENRRKRKTGADETRTRDL, encoded by the coding sequence ATGGCACAGAAGAAAGATAGGCTTGCCCTGATAGGGGTTTTAATCCTTGCAGTTCTGGCACTGGGTGGTGGATTTGGAGAACGAATAGGGCAAACATTGACCCAACAGGGGTTAGGGGAACACCTGGTGGTGTTTCTTCTTTCCATGACGCCCATCTCCGAGCTGCGCGGAGCCGTGCCACTAGGTATACACGGCTTCAGTCTTCCCTGGCTACAGGTCTCGCTTATAGCGCTTGTAGGAAACATCCTGCCTGTGATCCCAATCCTCTTCCTTTTAGACGCCGTAATGCGACTGCTCGGTCGCTTCAAGATACTCCGCCGATTCTTTGACTGGCTTATTGCTCATGCCAAAAGGAAGGGCGGGCTCATTGAACGCTACGAGTATCTGGGGCTTTTCCTGTTCGTAGCGATACCTCTCCCTATAACCGGCGCATGGACGGGCACGCTTATCGCATCAGTGTTAAGGATGCCGCCCTGGCGCTCTTTCCTTACGATCTGTCTGGGGGTGCTTACAGCGGACGTAATAGTAACCTCATTTACCCTTCTTGGATGGTGGGGTTTGCTTGCGGCGGTTATCGTGTTGCCTGTGCTCTGGCTTTTTTCAAGGTGGCTGGAGAATCGCAGAAAAAGAAAAACCGGAGCCGACGAGACTCGAACTCGCGACCTCTAG
- the gcvH gene encoding glycine cleavage system protein H, which yields MANVPEELKYSKSHEWVRIEGSQAVIGITDFAQGELSDIVMVELPQVGREVGTGDSIGVIEAVKAVADLYSPISGKVLEVNTNLSASPETINSDPYGEGWIAKLELADPSEAEKLMDAAAYKEFLATQGH from the coding sequence ATGGCCAACGTGCCGGAAGAACTGAAATACTCTAAGAGTCATGAGTGGGTTCGCATCGAGGGTTCACAGGCGGTCATCGGGATCACCGACTTTGCTCAGGGCGAGCTCTCCGACATCGTTATGGTCGAGCTGCCACAGGTGGGCCGTGAAGTAGGAACCGGTGATTCGATAGGCGTTATCGAAGCGGTGAAGGCGGTTGCAGATCTCTACTCTCCCATATCCGGAAAGGTCCTCGAGGTCAACACCAATCTTTCTGCCAGCCCCGAGACCATAAACTCCGACCCCTACGGTGAGGGCTGGATCGCCAAGTTGGAACTCGCAGATCCCTCCGAGGCGGAAAAGCTCATGGACGCAGCCGCCTACAAGGAGTTCCTGGCAACGCAAGGACATTGA
- a CDS encoding tRNA methyltransferase: MAARRGKPDLPPLMLSRFEEMGFDLSQFVPALLRPPSQTFRINTLKAEREQVLKSLSYLEPEPVGWNDLVFRVKGRLKLGNLLEHFLGLIYAQDSSSTIPVTVLDPQPDEEILDMAAAPGSKATQIAAAMANTGLLVANDVSPKRIPSLTANLDRSGVLNTVVTRLPGQAYGHIAAERFDRVLIDAPCSSEGTLSRSLKALEIWSKSAIKRLSATQRNLILSAYYCLKPGGVMVYSTCTFAPEENEGTVSHLLDKFPDAIVEPTDLEGLKTQPGFSEWRGEEFNPAVKNILRLFPHEHDGEGFCVARITKPKR, encoded by the coding sequence TTGGCCGCTAGGAGAGGCAAACCAGACCTGCCGCCTCTCATGCTCTCCAGGTTCGAGGAGATGGGGTTCGACCTTTCCCAGTTCGTGCCCGCACTACTCCGGCCTCCTTCTCAGACGTTCCGCATAAACACCCTCAAGGCTGAACGCGAGCAGGTGCTGAAGTCCCTCTCCTACCTTGAACCCGAGCCCGTCGGGTGGAACGACCTGGTGTTTCGAGTTAAAGGCCGCCTAAAGCTGGGGAATCTGCTTGAGCACTTCCTCGGGCTTATCTACGCCCAGGACTCCTCTTCTACCATCCCTGTGACTGTGCTCGATCCTCAACCGGATGAAGAGATCCTTGATATGGCTGCTGCACCCGGATCAAAAGCGACCCAGATCGCCGCGGCTATGGCCAACACCGGCCTACTTGTTGCAAACGACGTCAGCCCCAAACGCATCCCCTCCCTTACCGCCAACCTGGACCGCTCAGGGGTGCTCAATACGGTAGTCACTCGGCTTCCGGGCCAGGCCTACGGACACATCGCAGCGGAACGTTTTGATCGGGTTCTCATAGACGCGCCATGCTCTTCCGAAGGCACGCTCTCACGTTCTCTTAAGGCGCTTGAAATCTGGAGCAAGTCTGCCATCAAGCGCTTATCGGCCACCCAGCGAAACCTTATCCTCTCCGCATACTACTGTCTTAAGCCAGGGGGTGTGATGGTCTACTCCACCTGTACATTTGCACCCGAGGAGAACGAGGGGACGGTAAGTCATCTATTGGATAAGTTCCCTGACGCCATTGTAGAACCTACCGATCTTGAAGGCTTGAAGACCCAACCCGGCTTCAGCGAGTGGCGCGGGGAGGAATTCAACCCTGCGGTCAAGAATATATTAAGGCTCTTCCCGCATGAACACGACGGAGAGGGATTTTGCGTAGCAAGGATCACGAAGCCGAAGCGATAG
- a CDS encoding nitroreductase: MKKYAIILAVMLFAACPGGNVAEEYKLPRPLQTDRSIEECLAERRSVRSFASDTLTTEQIATLLWAAQGITDTTRGFRTAPSAGATYPLETYLVTAGGIFLYHPAAHKITLLKKGDKRAELALACLGQYWVGKAPASIILCAVPKRTSQRYGERAMRYIWMEAGHAAQNILLEAVALGLGGVPIGAFSDDAVAKLLDLDDSTIPLYVIPVGVPAKSARP; encoded by the coding sequence ATGAAGAAGTATGCGATAATCTTGGCGGTGATGCTTTTTGCCGCCTGCCCTGGAGGGAACGTGGCCGAGGAGTATAAACTTCCCAGGCCCCTACAAACAGATCGTTCGATAGAGGAATGCCTTGCTGAACGTAGATCGGTGCGCAGCTTTGCCTCCGATACCCTAACCACAGAGCAGATAGCTACCCTTTTGTGGGCTGCTCAGGGGATTACCGATACAACGCGGGGATTCCGCACCGCTCCCTCTGCAGGAGCAACCTATCCTCTGGAGACTTACCTGGTTACCGCAGGGGGTATCTTCCTCTACCATCCAGCGGCCCATAAGATCACCCTCCTAAAGAAGGGCGATAAGCGTGCCGAGCTTGCTCTGGCTTGTCTGGGACAGTACTGGGTGGGCAAGGCACCTGCGTCTATCATTCTCTGTGCCGTGCCCAAACGCACCTCGCAGCGCTATGGCGAGCGCGCCATGCGTTACATCTGGATGGAGGCGGGGCATGCGGCCCAGAATATCCTTCTGGAGGCGGTAGCCCTCGGACTTGGTGGGGTTCCCATAGGGGCGTTTTCGGATGATGCGGTAGCCAAGCTCCTGGACCTGGATGATTCCACCATACCTCTATATGTGATTCCTGTGGGGGTCCCTGCGAAGTCCGCTCGCCCGTGA
- a CDS encoding phosphate--acyl-ACP acyltransferase, translating into MRIALDAMGSDAAPSSEVEGALTALAEDTDLGVVLLGLREALEPFKKKIGEAQGLALVEVEEAIGMHEAPSEALKTKAYSSIARGIDLLKRGEVDAFVSAGNTGAVMAFSLFTLGRIKGIQRPALGASFPTPSGHTFVLDVGANVEAKPVQLRNYAVMGRIVMEKIFRVPQPRVGVINVGHERGKGNQLTQEAYGLLEQAPIRFIGNLEGSEVFRDKADVIVTDGFTGNVLLKVCEGMGEAVLSTLHTTGKKYRWRSWFSKKVFRDFISGLNYEESGGAILLGVEGSVIISHGRSSAHAITNALRLASFTVREGVVDAIKEEFSN; encoded by the coding sequence GTGAGGATCGCGCTCGACGCGATGGGGAGCGATGCTGCCCCATCCTCTGAGGTGGAAGGTGCGTTAACCGCTCTGGCAGAGGATACCGATCTTGGGGTTGTTCTTTTGGGGCTGCGGGAAGCGCTCGAGCCTTTTAAAAAAAAGATAGGCGAAGCGCAGGGTCTGGCTCTCGTCGAGGTCGAGGAGGCAATCGGGATGCATGAGGCTCCCAGCGAGGCCCTTAAAACCAAAGCCTACTCAAGCATCGCCAGGGGTATTGATCTGCTCAAAAGGGGCGAGGTGGACGCCTTCGTAAGTGCTGGCAACACCGGCGCGGTGATGGCCTTCTCCCTCTTTACCCTGGGAAGGATCAAGGGAATACAGCGACCTGCGCTTGGAGCATCATTCCCTACCCCCAGCGGGCACACGTTCGTTTTGGACGTGGGAGCCAACGTGGAGGCCAAGCCGGTGCAGTTGAGGAACTACGCTGTCATGGGGCGTATAGTTATGGAGAAGATATTTCGCGTTCCCCAGCCTCGCGTGGGAGTAATAAACGTAGGGCATGAACGCGGCAAGGGCAATCAGTTGACCCAGGAAGCCTACGGGCTTCTTGAGCAGGCTCCCATTCGTTTCATCGGCAATCTTGAGGGTTCTGAGGTGTTTCGCGATAAGGCCGACGTGATAGTTACCGATGGATTCACCGGCAATGTGCTGCTTAAGGTATGTGAAGGTATGGGTGAAGCGGTGCTTTCTACCCTGCATACCACAGGGAAGAAATACCGCTGGCGCAGTTGGTTTTCCAAGAAGGTATTCCGTGATTTTATAAGTGGTTTGAACTACGAGGAGTCGGGCGGTGCGATCCTTTTGGGGGTAGAAGGTTCTGTGATCATCTCACATGGTCGTTCTTCTGCACATGCAATCACTAACGCCCTACGGCTTGCATCCTTTACGGTCCGCGAAGGAGTTGTTGATGCTATCAAGGAAGAGTTTAGTAATTAA
- a CDS encoding glycine dehydrogenase (aminomethyl-transferring) gives MASYTSNTPEDIRRMLERIGVERFEDLLADIPEDLRVKGELNLPPALSEYEAKLLLSRMAGCNCDPAQLVSFMGGGVYDHVIPALVNYVISRPEFYTAYTPYQPEVSQGTLASIYEYQSLICELFDMDVSNASVYDGASALGEAVHMARDLTLRKRVLAAETLHPYYTQVMRTYAEGLEVPVEQVPAADGVIDVSALDEMLSDEVAAVLVAHPNFFGLLESVYEIADKVHSAGAFLVVAVDPISLGVLTPPGSYDADIAVAEGQPLGLAQGFGGPYLGIFTAKKDYVRRLPGRLIGRTVDAEGKDGFVMTLQTREQHIRREKATSNICTNQALCALAANVFLSVIGKEGLKEMANLCLQKAHYLAERIEKLPGCELAFRGSFFKEFVVRIKRPAREVVDAMLERGFLAGVDLGRFREDWSNLFLVAVTEKRTKQEMDAFVDALATVA, from the coding sequence ATGGCTTCCTACACCTCCAACACCCCTGAAGATATCCGCCGGATGCTTGAACGCATAGGGGTGGAACGCTTTGAGGACCTCCTCGCCGATATCCCCGAGGATCTGCGCGTCAAGGGTGAGCTCAACCTTCCGCCCGCACTCTCCGAGTACGAGGCCAAGCTCTTGCTTTCGCGCATGGCTGGATGTAACTGCGATCCTGCACAGTTGGTAAGCTTCATGGGTGGTGGGGTCTACGATCATGTGATCCCCGCACTCGTTAACTACGTTATCTCTCGTCCTGAGTTCTACACCGCCTACACCCCGTATCAGCCCGAGGTAAGTCAGGGCACACTTGCATCGATCTACGAGTACCAGTCCTTGATATGCGAACTTTTTGACATGGACGTCTCCAACGCTTCTGTTTACGACGGTGCATCGGCCCTGGGCGAGGCCGTTCACATGGCGCGCGATCTCACCCTGCGCAAGCGAGTCCTCGCGGCCGAGACCCTGCATCCCTACTACACCCAGGTGATGCGTACCTACGCCGAGGGCCTGGAGGTTCCGGTTGAGCAAGTCCCTGCCGCTGATGGTGTTATAGACGTCTCCGCTTTGGACGAGATGCTCTCTGACGAGGTTGCCGCCGTGCTCGTAGCCCACCCGAACTTCTTCGGGCTGCTGGAATCCGTTTATGAGATCGCAGACAAGGTGCATTCAGCCGGAGCGTTCCTGGTGGTTGCGGTCGACCCGATCTCGCTCGGAGTCCTTACCCCTCCGGGTTCCTACGATGCCGATATCGCGGTGGCCGAGGGTCAGCCGTTGGGGCTTGCCCAGGGGTTCGGTGGTCCCTACCTCGGGATCTTCACCGCCAAGAAGGACTACGTGCGTCGTCTGCCCGGGCGTCTTATCGGCCGCACCGTTGATGCCGAGGGCAAGGACGGTTTCGTTATGACCCTTCAGACCAGGGAGCAGCACATCCGGCGAGAGAAGGCTACATCAAACATCTGCACCAACCAAGCGCTGTGCGCGCTTGCAGCTAACGTATTCCTCTCGGTAATCGGGAAAGAAGGTCTTAAGGAGATGGCGAACCTCTGCCTGCAGAAGGCACACTACCTTGCCGAGAGGATCGAAAAACTCCCTGGCTGCGAGCTTGCGTTCCGTGGTTCCTTCTTCAAGGAGTTTGTTGTACGCATCAAGCGTCCTGCTCGAGAGGTTGTTGATGCGATGCTTGAACGAGGCTTCCTTGCCGGTGTCGATCTGGGACGCTTCCGCGAAGATTGGTCGAATCTCTTTCTGGTTGCAGTAACCGAGAAACGCACCAAGCAGGAGATGGATGCGTTTGTGGATGCGTTGGCGACGGTGGCCTGA
- a CDS encoding adenylosuccinate synthase gives MSSLALIGLQWGDEGKGKMVDWISARFDLAVRCQGGPNAGHTVWVNGKRWIFHQIPAGILNPQIKVGIAAGCVLDLKILFEELDHLDSEGVEYASRLTIDPRVHLILPHHRLLDRLRDEARGKAKIGVTGRGIGPCYQEKYARYGIRVGDLFSPSLSDRIDVLLGYVNPILEKVFDQEPFERQGILDDLLRVKDRITPFVGDAAEVVEEYLAQGKKVLFEGAQGFLLDIDHGSYPYVTSSHPGTGGITSGIGISPKSIGEVIGLTKAYATRVGTGPFPTEATGEVEAQLQKIGNEFGASTGRRRRCGWLDLPLLRYAIRSNGVDGLAVTKLDVLDDFDVIKLCIGYRRADGSIAKEIKPWDENAGEPVYEEIEGWRVPTDGVRSLEELPDRARAYLERISRELDLPLWLVSVGQDRKATIVLPDFPFK, from the coding sequence TTGAGCAGCCTTGCCCTCATAGGACTTCAGTGGGGTGATGAGGGTAAGGGCAAGATGGTAGATTGGATCTCGGCCCGCTTTGATCTAGCGGTTCGCTGTCAGGGCGGGCCGAACGCCGGTCACACCGTATGGGTGAACGGCAAGAGATGGATCTTCCACCAGATACCTGCTGGAATCCTTAATCCACAAATCAAAGTTGGGATCGCTGCCGGATGCGTCCTTGATCTCAAAATCCTCTTTGAAGAGCTCGATCATCTTGACAGTGAGGGTGTAGAGTACGCCTCACGGCTTACCATCGATCCTCGCGTCCACCTTATCCTTCCTCATCACAGGCTTCTGGATCGGCTGCGTGACGAGGCGCGCGGAAAGGCAAAGATAGGCGTGACCGGTAGGGGGATCGGTCCATGCTATCAGGAGAAGTATGCACGCTACGGGATCAGGGTAGGAGACCTCTTCTCCCCCTCGCTTTCAGATCGAATAGATGTTCTCCTTGGCTACGTGAATCCGATCCTTGAGAAGGTCTTTGATCAAGAACCCTTTGAGAGGCAGGGGATATTGGATGATCTTCTGAGAGTAAAGGATCGAATCACTCCCTTTGTGGGCGATGCGGCCGAGGTGGTTGAGGAATATCTTGCTCAGGGCAAAAAAGTTCTCTTTGAAGGGGCACAAGGGTTCCTTCTCGACATTGATCACGGCTCCTACCCCTATGTTACCTCTTCTCATCCCGGAACCGGCGGTATCACTTCAGGGATAGGTATATCACCCAAGTCGATAGGTGAGGTGATAGGACTTACCAAGGCCTACGCTACCCGGGTAGGCACCGGACCATTCCCTACTGAGGCGACGGGTGAGGTGGAGGCTCAACTGCAAAAGATAGGCAACGAGTTTGGCGCTTCTACCGGCCGCAGACGTCGTTGCGGCTGGCTCGATCTGCCGCTTCTGCGATACGCTATTCGCTCCAACGGCGTGGACGGCCTTGCCGTTACCAAGCTGGATGTCCTGGATGACTTTGATGTAATCAAGCTGTGCATCGGTTATCGCAGGGCTGATGGTAGTATAGCTAAGGAGATCAAGCCGTGGGATGAGAACGCGGGTGAGCCCGTCTACGAGGAGATTGAAGGATGGCGAGTCCCGACCGATGGTGTGCGGTCGCTTGAGGAACTACCAGATCGTGCCCGCGCCTATCTTGAGCGTATCTCGCGCGAGTTGGATCTCCCGCTCTGGCTCGTTTCGGTGGGCCAGGATCGCAAAGCCACCATCGTTCTTCCCGACTTCCCATTTAAATGA
- a CDS encoding YggS family pyridoxal phosphate-dependent enzyme, which produces MLNYAQALSSGSYGRSVRGCGVVSANLAKVRQRIAAACERGGRDPEEVKIVAVTKTHPVEVVREAIAAGINIIGENRVQEAEAKYKKIDADIEWHLVGHLQRNKVRKALSIFSMIHSLDSLRLAAEIEKESTKLDKLTPCLIEVNTSAEETKFGVAPDELAGLVAEVLNLEHIKLVGLMTIGPLTEDKDRIRRSFVLLRELRDRAESVFGCYLPHLSMGMSEDFEIAVQEGATMLRLGRVLFGPRQSFGA; this is translated from the coding sequence ATGTTGAACTACGCGCAGGCCTTGAGTTCAGGGAGCTATGGAAGAAGCGTGAGAGGATGTGGGGTGGTTAGCGCGAATCTGGCGAAAGTAAGACAACGTATCGCCGCGGCCTGTGAACGTGGGGGACGCGACCCTGAGGAAGTAAAGATAGTTGCAGTTACCAAGACCCATCCGGTTGAGGTTGTACGCGAAGCTATCGCCGCCGGTATCAACATAATAGGGGAGAACCGCGTCCAAGAGGCAGAGGCGAAATATAAAAAGATCGATGCAGACATCGAGTGGCATCTGGTTGGTCATCTGCAGCGCAACAAGGTGCGCAAGGCGCTTTCGATATTTTCTATGATCCACAGCCTTGATTCACTGCGGTTGGCTGCCGAGATAGAGAAAGAAAGCACAAAGCTGGACAAACTGACACCCTGTCTTATAGAGGTTAACACCTCTGCAGAAGAGACCAAGTTCGGCGTGGCTCCGGATGAACTGGCCGGGCTGGTTGCAGAGGTTCTGAATCTGGAGCATATCAAGCTGGTAGGCTTGATGACGATTGGTCCTCTAACAGAGGACAAGGACAGAATAAGGCGCAGCTTCGTGCTTTTGCGCGAGCTGCGTGACCGGGCCGAGAGCGTCTTCGGTTGCTATCTGCCGCATCTTTCGATGGGTATGAGCGAGGATTTCGAGATCGCGGTTCAGGAAGGCGCCACGATGCTCAGGCTCGGCCGGGTATTGTTCGGCCCGCGACAAAGCTTTGGGGCTTGA
- a CDS encoding penicillin-binding protein — MEQEKGHLPATQAPPRLKHGPSKSRLRRGLSRNLPRISRKGWLFFGLGVPAFIYAFLAGIGIVVLSVAKQDLPDPVSLQTYRPPLTTKVFDRNDSLIYEFYVERRDPIPLDSMPVLMVDAFVTVEDKRFYRHWGVSFPDIFRAFLKNIAAGRIVEGGSTITQQLARNMFLTFEKSLMRKIKEAMLAVQLEKMYAKDEILEMYLNQVYFGHGAYGVEAAAQRFFDKHLSELSIDEFCLIAGLTRSPSHYSPYEHPERARIRRDRFINALYEMGKTDKKTRDKQIAAQIKLAPRRLPPDEAPYFVEEIRRYLERKYGSGLIYREGVYIYTTLDLGMQRVANKALETQLLKIESEKNLKVLKADYDTVAFTDESEAPKYLQAALVTMDVHTGEVLALVGGRDYKQSSFDRAVQAKRQPGSSFKPFVYTAAIDNGFTPGDVEFDAPVLVRTGRSLYAPANWDRKFYGPMTLREGLAQSRNLVAVRLTRYVGPEIVVEYAYKMGITSPLKPVLSIGLGTVEVAPIEMATAFCTLANQGYRVEPVFIRRIISRDGEIIEEWFPQQGEQVLSPQTSFLVTSMMQSVINAGTAMGIRRRGFTRVAAGKTGTTDDFTDGWFVGFTPEIACAVWVGFDRKQTIYRGASGGSCAAPIWAAFMKAVTESMPPSTFKMPEGIVTRTICTLTGQLATPDCPRSRTEYFLSGTDPTMYCQYHRLQKLRGGSREQFYRLDRRNAGGFVQSNIVDY, encoded by the coding sequence ATGGAGCAAGAAAAGGGTCATCTTCCCGCAACCCAGGCCCCGCCGAGGCTAAAGCATGGCCCAAGCAAATCTAGGCTAAGGCGCGGATTATCGAGGAATCTACCTCGGATCTCGCGCAAGGGATGGCTCTTCTTTGGCTTAGGGGTTCCTGCATTTATCTACGCTTTCCTTGCAGGCATAGGGATTGTTGTCCTTTCGGTTGCCAAACAAGATCTGCCTGATCCGGTTTCGCTTCAGACCTATAGGCCTCCCCTGACCACAAAGGTGTTCGATCGCAACGACAGCTTGATCTACGAGTTTTACGTTGAGCGCCGCGATCCCATCCCCTTGGACAGTATGCCTGTGCTTATGGTGGATGCTTTCGTGACAGTCGAGGATAAGCGTTTCTACAGGCACTGGGGAGTGAGTTTTCCCGATATCTTCCGGGCTTTCCTTAAGAATATAGCCGCCGGTCGTATCGTCGAGGGCGGGAGTACCATCACCCAGCAGCTTGCGCGGAACATGTTCCTTACCTTCGAGAAGAGCCTCATGCGGAAGATAAAGGAAGCGATGCTTGCGGTGCAGCTTGAGAAGATGTATGCAAAGGATGAGATACTTGAGATGTACCTGAACCAGGTCTACTTTGGTCACGGCGCATACGGTGTCGAGGCCGCGGCTCAGAGGTTCTTCGACAAGCATCTGTCCGAGCTTTCCATCGACGAGTTTTGTCTTATTGCAGGCCTTACACGCTCTCCCAGCCACTACTCGCCTTACGAGCATCCTGAACGTGCCAGGATACGACGCGATCGCTTCATAAACGCCCTTTACGAGATGGGCAAGACAGATAAGAAGACACGGGATAAACAGATTGCTGCACAGATCAAACTAGCCCCGCGCAGGCTGCCTCCCGACGAGGCCCCTTACTTCGTAGAAGAGATCAGGCGTTATCTTGAGCGTAAATACGGCTCCGGCTTGATCTATCGGGAGGGTGTCTACATCTATACCACACTTGATCTTGGGATGCAGCGTGTAGCCAACAAGGCGCTGGAGACGCAGCTTTTGAAGATTGAGAGCGAGAAGAACCTCAAGGTCCTCAAGGCTGACTACGATACGGTGGCGTTCACCGACGAGAGCGAGGCGCCCAAATATCTTCAGGCGGCACTCGTGACCATGGATGTCCACACAGGCGAGGTTCTGGCGCTTGTGGGAGGCAGGGACTACAAGCAGAGCTCGTTTGATAGGGCCGTACAGGCGAAACGTCAGCCTGGTTCCTCATTCAAGCCTTTCGTTTACACCGCCGCGATAGACAACGGTTTTACTCCAGGGGACGTGGAGTTCGATGCGCCTGTGCTTGTACGAACAGGGCGTTCGCTGTATGCTCCTGCCAACTGGGATCGTAAGTTCTACGGACCCATGACCTTGCGAGAGGGGTTGGCACAATCCCGTAACCTTGTTGCGGTGCGTCTTACACGGTACGTCGGCCCTGAGATCGTTGTCGAGTATGCTTACAAGATGGGCATTACCTCCCCGCTCAAACCGGTGCTCTCGATTGGCCTTGGTACTGTTGAAGTTGCTCCGATTGAGATGGCAACCGCCTTCTGCACCCTGGCGAATCAGGGCTACAGGGTGGAACCTGTCTTCATCCGTCGGATCATTTCCAGGGACGGCGAGATCATCGAGGAGTGGTTCCCCCAGCAGGGCGAACAGGTTCTATCTCCACAGACCTCCTTCCTTGTAACCTCCATGATGCAGAGTGTGATCAACGCAGGTACGGCCATGGGAATCAGGCGACGCGGCTTCACCCGGGTTGCTGCAGGCAAGACAGGGACGACGGATGACTTTACGGACGGCTGGTTCGTTGGGTTCACCCCGGAGATTGCCTGTGCCGTTTGGGTTGGCTTTGACCGCAAGCAGACGATCTACCGTGGTGCTTCTGGCGGTTCGTGTGCCGCTCCTATCTGGGCTGCGTTCATGAAGGCAGTAACCGAGAGTATGCCACCTTCCACCTTCAAGATGCCCGAAGGGATAGTGACCCGTACCATATGTACGCTTACCGGACAGCTTGCCACACCTGATTGCCCTCGCTCCCGCACCGAGTACTTCCTTTCCGGAACCGATCCCACCATGTACTGCCAGTACCACCGTTTGCAAAAGCTCAGGGGCGGTTCACGCGAGCAGTTCTACCGGCTTGACCGGCGCAACGCCGGGGGCTTTGTTCAGAGTAATATCGTTGATTATTAG
- a CDS encoding AAA family ATPase, whose product MRPRNLDEFAGQQHLVSKGRPLRKLIETDNIQSMIFWGPPGSGKTSLAFVIAKLVDADFIAKSAVAAGIKDVREIVQRAKLAWKAHKRKTILFLDEIHRFNKAQQDGFLPHVERGTITLIGATTENPSFEVIGPLLSRSRVFIFNPLEEEDLKKILLQAITDERGLAGMKPEASDEVLDFIIKISDGDARRALNAIEAAVQVTEPDKNGKRIITKKTIEAVLERKFLLYDKAGEEHYNLISAFIKSLRGSDADAAVYWLMRMVESGEDPLYLARRMVILAGEDIGLADPQALVVANAAKDAIHFVGYPECVFHLVEAAIYLALAPKSNATLKAIQAARKDIEETQAEPVPLHLRNAPTGLMKRLGYGKDYQYPHSFEDAVEDQTYRPPNVEGHVYYVPTDRGFEARLKERVKALRERKRAMREKRKKK is encoded by the coding sequence ATGCGTCCGCGTAACCTGGACGAGTTCGCGGGACAACAGCATCTTGTCAGCAAAGGCAGACCATTAAGGAAGTTGATTGAGACGGACAACATACAATCAATGATCTTCTGGGGGCCTCCGGGTTCGGGTAAGACGAGCCTTGCTTTTGTTATCGCCAAACTGGTGGACGCCGATTTCATCGCCAAAAGTGCGGTAGCCGCAGGGATCAAGGATGTGCGTGAGATCGTGCAGCGTGCAAAGCTTGCCTGGAAGGCTCATAAACGCAAAACCATCCTCTTTTTAGACGAGATACACCGGTTCAACAAGGCGCAGCAGGATGGGTTCCTGCCGCACGTGGAGCGGGGAACGATCACTCTGATCGGCGCCACCACCGAGAACCCCAGCTTTGAGGTCATAGGCCCGCTACTCTCAAGATCAAGGGTCTTCATATTCAATCCTCTGGAGGAAGAGGATCTCAAAAAGATCCTGCTCCAGGCGATAACCGATGAGCGCGGCCTGGCAGGGATGAAACCTGAAGCCTCGGATGAGGTACTCGACTTCATCATCAAAATCTCTGACGGAGACGCACGCCGTGCGCTCAACGCGATTGAGGCCGCGGTGCAGGTGACCGAACCGGACAAAAACGGAAAAAGGATCATCACTAAAAAGACAATCGAGGCGGTGCTTGAGCGCAAGTTTTTGCTCTACGACAAGGCAGGCGAGGAGCACTACAACCTGATATCGGCGTTCATCAAGTCTCTGCGCGGCTCTGATGCGGACGCCGCGGTATACTGGCTGATGCGTATGGTTGAGTCGGGCGAGGACCCACTCTATCTGGCAAGAAGGATGGTGATCCTAGCTGGCGAGGACATCGGGCTTGCCGATCCCCAAGCACTGGTCGTTGCCAACGCGGCAAAGGACGCAATCCACTTCGTGGGATACCCGGAATGCGTATTCCATCTGGTGGAGGCGGCAATCTACCTTGCACTTGCACCCAAGTCAAACGCCACCCTCAAGGCGATCCAGGCGGCGCGAAAGGACATAGAGGAGACCCAGGCCGAACCTGTGCCTCTGCATCTAAGAAACGCACCAACTGGACTTATGAAGAGACTCGGCTACGGCAAGGACTATCAGTATCCGCACTCCTTTGAGGACGCGGTTGAAGACCAGACATACCGCCCACCCAATGTGGAGGGACATGTGTATTACGTGCCTACCGACAGAGGATTTGAGGCGAGATTAAAGGAAAGGGTTAAAGCCTTACGGGAACGCAAGCGGGCGATGAGGGAAAAACGTAAGAAGAAATAG
- a CDS encoding 50S ribosomal protein L32: MPVPKRRHSKSRSRKRRTHWKLQAPAMSVCPQCHEPKQPHRVCPNCGFYGDHEVIMVEQKKK, translated from the coding sequence ATGCCCGTACCTAAGAGAAGACATTCAAAGAGCCGTAGTCGTAAGCGGCGGACACATTGGAAGTTACAGGCTCCGGCGATGAGCGTATGCCCGCAGTGCCATGAGCCTAAACAACCACACCGGGTTTGTCCTAACTGCGGATTCTACGGGGATCACGAAGTTATCATGGTGGAGCAAAAGAAAAAGTGA